A section of the Engystomops pustulosus chromosome 3, aEngPut4.maternal, whole genome shotgun sequence genome encodes:
- the COMMD2 gene encoding COMM domain-containing protein 2: MLLVLSDEHRAHLQILTQVESAVVGEFGRIAVEFLRKGSNPKVYEGAARKLEVSSTTIQQAVEGLTYLLTESSKLLISEIDFQDSVLVLGFPEDLNKVLLQLYLDNRKEIRRILSELEPNPPHYHNLEWRLDVQLASRSLRQQIKPTITMKLHLKEDNELKTSILQTDPATLVHIIQELEQALAEMKTNHCRRIVRNIK, from the exons ATGTTACTGGTGCTAAGTGATGAGCACCGCGCACATCTGCAGATCCTCACCCAGGTGGAAAGTGCGG TTGTTGGGGAGTTTGGTCGCATTGCAGTTGAATTTTTACGAAAGGGTTCAAATCCAAAAGTCTATGAAGGAGCTGCAA GAAAGCTGGAGgtcagcagtacaactatccagCAGGCTGTGGAAGGCCTCACATACCTCCTCACGGAGAGCTCCAAGCTTCTG atctctgagaTTGATTTCCAAGACTCTGTGCTGGTTTTGGGGTTTCCTGAAGACCTGAATAAAGTCCTTCTGCAATTGTATTTGGACAATAGGAAAGAGATCCGTCGAATCCTCAGTGAACTTGAACCAAATCCTCCTCATTACCATAACCTTGAATGGCGACTGGATGTTCAG CTGGCCAGCAGGAGCCTGAGGCAACAGATAAAGCCCACCATCACCATGAAACTGCATCTGAAGGAGGACAATGAACTGAAGACCAGCATATTGCAGACGGATCCTGCCACCTTGGTCCATATCATCCAGGAGCTGGAACAGGCTCTTGCTGAGATGAAAACAAACCACTGCCGCCGTATTGTGCGCAATATTAAATAG